In Brevibacillus brevis, a genomic segment contains:
- the murC gene encoding UDP-N-acetylmuramate--L-alanine ligase, translating to MDQAEHVHFVGIGGYGMSAIARVLIDLGYKVTGSDVAMNELAKKLEARGAAIQIGHSASHVEGADIIVYSTSIPKDNPEVVAAEKQGIPVMHRSQMLARILNERTGVAVAGAHGKTTTTSMISHVMEECGVDPTFIIGGELMNAGTNAKAGSSDYVIAEADESDGSFLEYRPMYEVVTSIEPDHLEHFDGDFNNLKKAYEKFLSHLKPGGKAVLCIDDEHVREVIPSVAETVVTYAIEAPHVDSADYRAVNIECGDRRSRCQVYHKEQLLGELALTVPGKHNVANALAAIIVCLDAGLAFEQIANALTSFRGAKRRFQIIGESKDILVVDDYAHHPTEIIATLKGAKASGRRVIAVFQPQRYTRTYFLMDEFSRAFSDADEVIITDIYSPAGEAKIEGVSSEVLVQKIRVNSHARAQYIPTKEQLQEQLYKELKPGDLVLTMGAGDIWKSAFWLAEELAK from the coding sequence GTGGATCAGGCAGAGCACGTCCACTTTGTGGGTATAGGCGGATATGGTATGAGTGCCATTGCCCGCGTCTTGATCGACCTTGGATACAAGGTAACCGGTTCCGATGTCGCCATGAACGAATTGGCGAAGAAGCTGGAAGCAAGAGGGGCAGCCATTCAGATTGGCCATTCTGCCAGCCATGTAGAGGGAGCAGACATCATCGTCTACTCTACCAGCATTCCCAAGGACAATCCGGAAGTCGTCGCAGCAGAGAAACAAGGGATCCCTGTCATGCACCGCTCGCAGATGCTTGCCCGCATCTTGAATGAACGGACCGGTGTAGCGGTAGCGGGAGCGCACGGCAAGACAACGACTACCTCCATGATTTCTCACGTCATGGAAGAGTGCGGAGTCGACCCGACCTTCATCATCGGCGGGGAGCTGATGAATGCGGGCACCAATGCAAAAGCGGGAAGCAGCGATTACGTGATCGCCGAAGCGGACGAAAGCGACGGTTCGTTCCTCGAATATCGTCCGATGTACGAGGTGGTCACGAGTATCGAGCCGGATCATCTGGAGCATTTCGACGGGGATTTCAACAATTTGAAAAAGGCGTACGAAAAATTCCTCAGCCATTTGAAGCCGGGCGGTAAAGCCGTCTTGTGCATCGACGACGAGCATGTGCGAGAGGTGATTCCGTCCGTCGCGGAAACAGTGGTTACGTACGCGATAGAAGCGCCGCACGTCGACTCGGCCGACTATCGGGCTGTGAATATTGAATGCGGCGATCGCCGCAGCCGCTGCCAGGTATACCACAAGGAGCAGCTGCTGGGCGAACTGGCGCTGACCGTTCCAGGCAAGCACAATGTTGCCAATGCGTTGGCTGCGATCATTGTCTGCCTGGATGCCGGTCTTGCGTTTGAACAGATTGCGAACGCCCTGACTTCATTCCGTGGAGCCAAGAGGCGCTTCCAAATCATCGGGGAGTCGAAGGACATTCTCGTCGTGGACGACTACGCCCATCACCCGACGGAAATCATTGCGACCTTGAAGGGCGCGAAAGCATCCGGAAGACGCGTCATCGCCGTGTTTCAGCCGCAGCGCTACACGCGTACGTACTTCCTCATGGATGAGTTTAGCCGGGCGTTCTCCGATGCCGATGAAGTCATCATCACGGACATTTACTCGCCGGCAGGGGAAGCCAAGATCGAAGGAGTCTCGTCCGAGGTCTTGGTGCAAAAAATTCGTGTGAACAGCCATGCTCGCGCGCAGTATATCCCGACCAAGGAGCAGCTGCAGGAGCAGCTCTACAAGGAGCTGAAACCGGGGGATCTGGTGTTGACCATGGGAGCGGGCGACATTTGGAAGTCGGCGTTCTGGCTCGCGGAAGAGCTGGCGAAATAA
- a CDS encoding prepilin peptidase, protein MAVATEAIARGGGDSAMEWMLIVLCVCVSWIDLRYRRIPNRAILTGLAASMLIGLILWPEGLWPGRIGSGGAMLLAFGTVSWLLPSALGMGDAKLLGLLGFALGLRASIIIVTLASLLALLVSLYLLVKNRMDGRSELPFAPFVTVGLLLYCQA, encoded by the coding sequence GTGGCAGTGGCGACGGAAGCGATCGCAAGGGGAGGGGGAGACAGCGCCATGGAATGGATGCTCATCGTCCTGTGCGTCTGCGTCTCCTGGATAGATTTGCGGTACAGACGAATTCCCAATCGGGCTATCCTGACGGGGCTGGCTGCCTCCATGCTGATCGGGCTGATCTTATGGCCGGAGGGGCTATGGCCAGGGCGCATCGGGAGCGGCGGGGCGATGCTTCTCGCCTTTGGCACCGTCTCTTGGCTTTTGCCGAGTGCTCTTGGGATGGGGGATGCCAAGCTGCTCGGTTTGCTCGGGTTTGCACTGGGGCTTCGGGCTTCGATTATCATCGTGACCCTGGCCTCTCTGCTCGCCTTGCTGGTTTCACTCTACCTCCTGGTGAAAAATCGGATGGACGGGCGATCCGAGCTTCCGTTCGCGCCTTTTGTGACGGTTGGACTGTTGCTGTACTGCCAGGCGTAG
- a CDS encoding ketoacyl-ACP synthase III: MTMNSLARITAIGTYVPERILTNADLEKIVDTSNEWILQRTGIHERRIAAEDEFTSHLSIAAVENLVSTYRKSLSDVDMILVATSTPDYPFPSVASQLQAHFGIEQAGALDLGATCAGFTYALHMANAMISSGMHRKVLVVAAETLSKVTDYTDRTTCILFGDGAGAVLVERDEKHPSFRSAYLGTKGEGGINVYRSGLSTEMGGRKLAGDGCIVQNGREVYKWVVSTMPKGMQEVVSRANATLEDVDWFIPHSANLRMIESVCEKSGFPLEKMLYSLEYYGNTSAATIPLALEKGIREGAVKAGDTLLLYGFGGGLVHAGMLVTWNPPAPEEA, encoded by the coding sequence ATGACCATGAATTCACTGGCTAGAATTACCGCAATCGGCACGTACGTCCCGGAGCGGATCCTGACGAATGCAGACCTGGAGAAGATCGTCGATACATCGAATGAATGGATTTTGCAAAGAACGGGCATCCACGAGAGACGGATTGCCGCCGAAGATGAGTTTACCAGCCACCTTTCCATTGCTGCTGTTGAAAATCTCGTTTCCACCTATCGGAAGTCTTTGTCCGATGTCGATATGATTCTCGTGGCCACATCAACCCCGGACTATCCGTTTCCGAGCGTCGCCAGCCAGCTGCAAGCCCATTTCGGAATCGAGCAGGCGGGGGCGCTGGACCTCGGGGCCACCTGTGCAGGTTTTACGTACGCCTTGCATATGGCCAACGCGATGATCAGCTCGGGAATGCATCGGAAAGTGCTCGTTGTTGCCGCGGAAACACTGTCCAAAGTGACCGATTACACGGATCGGACGACCTGCATCCTCTTTGGCGATGGAGCAGGGGCCGTCTTGGTCGAGCGTGACGAGAAGCATCCGAGCTTTCGATCTGCTTACTTGGGGACAAAAGGGGAAGGAGGCATCAACGTATATCGCTCCGGTCTGTCCACCGAAATGGGAGGACGCAAGCTGGCAGGGGACGGCTGCATCGTCCAAAACGGCAGGGAAGTGTACAAGTGGGTGGTATCCACTATGCCGAAAGGGATGCAGGAAGTAGTCAGCCGTGCAAATGCGACGCTGGAGGACGTCGATTGGTTCATCCCGCACAGCGCCAATTTGCGCATGATCGAATCCGTCTGCGAAAAGAGCGGATTCCCTTTGGAAAAGATGCTTTACAGTCTGGAGTACTACGGCAACACATCGGCCGCTACGATTCCCCTGGCGCTGGAAAAAGGAATTCGCGAAGGGGCGGTCAAAGCAGGCGATACCCTCTTGCTGTACGGATTTGGCGGCGGGCTCGTCCACGCGGGTATGCTCGTGACGTGGAATCCTCCTGCTCCAGAAGAGGCATAG
- a CDS encoding Maf family protein produces MKTQTALTLASSSPRRRELLQALGIAFKVQSSDVDETTAPGLSPQEVVEELALRKARAVASTLSEGVVLGSDTIVVLDDRILGKPADEADAFRMLSMLQGREHTVYSGVALIEAASGRSEVAHSSTRVKIRALSEAEIKAYIATREPMDKAGSYAIQGIGATIVEGIAGDYFTVVGLPLCLTANMLSRFGITVL; encoded by the coding sequence ATGAAAACACAAACAGCTCTTACTCTTGCCTCCTCCTCTCCGCGTCGTCGGGAATTGCTGCAAGCTTTGGGCATCGCCTTCAAGGTACAGTCCAGCGACGTGGATGAGACGACTGCGCCAGGCTTGTCTCCGCAAGAAGTGGTAGAAGAACTCGCCCTGCGAAAAGCGCGGGCTGTAGCCTCCACTCTGTCGGAGGGAGTCGTGCTGGGATCGGATACGATCGTCGTGCTGGATGATCGGATTCTCGGCAAACCCGCGGATGAAGCGGATGCCTTTCGGATGCTGTCCATGCTTCAGGGACGCGAGCACACCGTGTACAGCGGCGTGGCCCTGATCGAAGCAGCCTCCGGACGGTCGGAAGTGGCACACAGCAGCACACGGGTAAAAATCCGAGCTCTCTCGGAGGCAGAAATCAAAGCGTACATTGCCACGCGAGAGCCAATGGACAAGGCGGGGTCGTACGCCATCCAGGGCATAGGCGCGACGATTGTGGAAGGCATCGCGGGAGACTATTTCACCGTAGTTGGCCTCCCGCTTTGTCTGACGGCAAATATGCTATCCCGCTTTGGAATCACGGTATTGTAG
- a CDS encoding folylpolyglutamate synthase/dihydrofolate synthase family protein → MNAEEGFVEYKQALDWLHGLLRFGQRPGLERMQWVLSELGNPERSVPFIHVAGTNGKGSTCAFLTQMLMEAGYSVGTFTSPYLIDFRERIRYNGSMIAEEDLLRLANEVRELVARCEAETEFGSPTEFEVITLIAILYFSRVARPAVVVWETGLGGRLDSTNVVIPLVSVITNIGLDHMNVLGDSLTDIAREKAGIIKPGVPVVTGERRPEVLAVFQEKASQTRSTLYCAGQHFSGEQTNEQLGEQQFTYRSMLRRREESYRLTMNGIHQTDNAAVALMTIDVLRNYFSFLLEEEEIYRGLQQTRWPGRLEVVSPRPLVILDGAHNQEGMEALAGSLDHLLPEGARLHLLFSGLADKPLSKMAETLGTLQSRISTLNLATFDFPRAADAEALHDAFCAGGWDREKLVNVPDWRAFLLSWMREKQSAKADDWLVVCGSLYFIAQVRAFFPTTTVEEAGE, encoded by the coding sequence ATGAATGCAGAAGAAGGATTTGTGGAATACAAGCAAGCGCTTGACTGGCTGCATGGACTTCTCCGCTTCGGCCAAAGGCCGGGGCTGGAGAGGATGCAGTGGGTACTCTCAGAGCTGGGCAATCCGGAGCGCAGTGTGCCCTTTATCCACGTCGCCGGCACAAATGGCAAGGGTTCGACCTGCGCATTTTTGACCCAGATGCTCATGGAGGCAGGATACAGTGTAGGGACGTTTACCTCCCCGTACCTGATCGATTTTCGCGAACGCATCCGCTACAACGGAAGCATGATTGCAGAAGAAGACCTGTTGCGATTGGCAAACGAAGTGAGAGAGCTGGTCGCTCGTTGCGAAGCGGAGACGGAATTCGGCTCTCCGACGGAATTCGAAGTGATCACCCTGATCGCCATCCTCTATTTCTCGAGAGTGGCGCGGCCGGCGGTGGTCGTATGGGAGACGGGACTTGGCGGCCGCCTCGACTCGACGAACGTCGTCATCCCGCTCGTTTCTGTCATTACCAACATCGGACTCGACCATATGAACGTCCTGGGCGACAGCTTAACGGACATCGCGCGGGAAAAAGCGGGCATCATCAAGCCGGGGGTTCCGGTAGTAACCGGTGAGCGCCGTCCCGAGGTGCTCGCTGTTTTTCAGGAAAAGGCGAGCCAGACCAGGAGCACGCTTTATTGCGCCGGCCAGCATTTTTCCGGCGAGCAGACAAACGAGCAGCTGGGAGAGCAGCAGTTTACGTACCGCAGCATGCTGCGCCGCCGCGAAGAAAGCTATCGGCTGACGATGAACGGTATTCATCAGACGGACAATGCGGCGGTCGCTCTGATGACCATCGATGTCCTGCGAAATTACTTCTCCTTTTTGCTGGAAGAAGAAGAAATCTATCGCGGTTTGCAACAAACGCGTTGGCCTGGTCGTCTAGAAGTAGTCTCCCCGAGACCGCTAGTGATCTTGGACGGAGCACACAACCAGGAAGGAATGGAGGCGCTCGCAGGCAGTCTGGACCATTTGTTGCCGGAGGGTGCCCGCTTGCACCTGCTGTTTTCCGGCTTGGCGGATAAGCCGCTGTCCAAGATGGCGGAAACGCTGGGAACGCTGCAGTCGCGGATCAGCACTCTGAATCTGGCGACGTTCGATTTTCCTCGGGCGGCGGATGCCGAAGCCTTGCACGATGCGTTTTGCGCAGGTGGATGGGACCGGGAAAAGCTGGTGAACGTACCGGACTGGCGAGCATTTCTCCTTTCTTGGATGCGGGAGAAGCAATCGGCGAAGGCGGATGACTGGTTAGTCGTCTGTGGATCGCTCTACTTCATCGCCCAAGTGCGCGCATTCTTTCCCACCACAACAGTAGAAGAGGCAGGTGAATAG
- a CDS encoding valine--tRNA ligase, translating into MSTPNAQDIDQLLPKNYDPKAAEQKWYPYWIQNQFFKAERDPNKRPFTIVIPPPNVTGKLHLGHALDTTLQDIITRTKRMQGYSTLFLPGMDHAGIATQARVEATLREEGISRHDLGREKFVEKVWEWKHIYAGHIREQWEKLGLALDYSRERFTMDEGLSRAVREVFVRLYEKGLIYRGNRIINWDPAARTALSDIEVIYKEVKGALHHMRYPLADGTGYIEVATTRPETMLGDTAVAVHPEDERYKHLVGKTVILPIVGREIPIVADDYVDPEFGSGAVKITPAHDPNDFELGLRHQLPQIVVMDESGTMNEQAGIYQGMDRFACRKQIIKDLSEQGVMFKIEEHIHQVGHSERSDAVVEPYLSTQWFVKMQPLADAALASAASEDSVKFVPERFKNNYLRWIENIRDWCISRQLWWGHRIPAWYCQDCGETIVSREDVSECPSCHSHKLEQDNDVLDTWFSSGLWPFSTLGWPEESEDMKYFYPTNVLVTGYDIIFFWVARMIFTGLEFTGQNPFETVLIHGIIRDSEGRKMSKSLGNGVDPMEVIEKYGADALRFTLATGNSPGNDQRFYWEKVEANRNFANKIWNASRFALMNLSGFRYEDIDLSGELSTPDKWILTRLQRAIADVTRLTDAFEFGEVGRVLYNFIWDDLCDWYIEMAKLPLYGTDEAAKKTTQSVLVTVLDQTLRLLHPFMPFITEEIWQALPHQGESITVAEWPTAKEEWIFTDAEAEMNLLTEVIRSVRNIRAEVNVPMSKKIELLIKPNDALALERLKRGEDYITRFCNPERLEISDQLTTPEKAMSSVITGAELFLPLAGLIDLEQELGRLEKELATLHNEVERIEKKLNNAGFMAKAPEKVVAEEKAKMADYMEKRDKVIARLAELRSE; encoded by the coding sequence ATGTCAACCCCAAATGCACAAGACATCGATCAGTTGCTGCCCAAGAACTACGACCCGAAAGCAGCTGAGCAAAAATGGTATCCATACTGGATTCAAAACCAGTTTTTCAAGGCGGAGCGCGATCCGAACAAGCGCCCGTTTACGATCGTGATTCCCCCTCCCAACGTAACGGGGAAACTCCACCTCGGTCATGCGCTCGATACGACGCTGCAGGACATCATCACTCGAACCAAGCGGATGCAAGGGTACAGCACCCTGTTCCTGCCTGGGATGGACCATGCGGGTATCGCTACCCAGGCGCGCGTGGAAGCCACGTTGCGGGAAGAAGGCATTTCCCGTCATGACCTCGGCCGCGAGAAGTTCGTGGAAAAGGTCTGGGAATGGAAGCACATTTACGCCGGGCACATTCGCGAGCAGTGGGAAAAGCTGGGCCTCGCGCTGGATTATTCCCGCGAGCGCTTCACGATGGATGAGGGCCTGTCCCGCGCTGTTCGAGAAGTGTTTGTCCGCCTGTACGAAAAAGGGCTGATTTACCGCGGGAACCGCATCATCAACTGGGACCCGGCGGCTCGCACGGCGCTCTCCGATATCGAGGTCATTTACAAGGAAGTCAAAGGCGCTCTGCATCACATGCGCTATCCGCTCGCAGACGGCACGGGTTACATCGAGGTGGCGACCACCCGTCCGGAGACGATGCTGGGCGATACGGCCGTCGCTGTACATCCCGAAGACGAACGCTACAAGCATCTGGTCGGGAAAACCGTCATCCTGCCAATCGTCGGCCGTGAAATTCCGATCGTGGCCGATGACTACGTCGATCCGGAATTCGGCTCCGGCGCGGTGAAAATCACGCCAGCACACGACCCGAACGACTTTGAGCTGGGGCTCCGCCATCAGCTGCCGCAGATCGTCGTCATGGACGAATCCGGGACGATGAACGAACAGGCCGGTATCTACCAGGGAATGGACCGCTTCGCCTGCCGCAAGCAGATCATCAAGGATTTGAGCGAGCAAGGCGTCATGTTCAAAATCGAGGAGCACATCCATCAAGTGGGACACAGCGAGCGCAGCGACGCAGTCGTCGAGCCGTATTTGTCCACCCAATGGTTCGTGAAAATGCAGCCGCTGGCCGACGCGGCTCTCGCTAGCGCAGCAAGCGAAGACAGCGTCAAATTCGTGCCGGAGCGCTTCAAGAACAACTACCTGCGCTGGATCGAGAACATCCGCGACTGGTGCATCTCCCGTCAGCTTTGGTGGGGACACCGGATTCCGGCTTGGTACTGCCAGGATTGCGGCGAGACGATCGTTTCCCGCGAGGATGTGAGCGAGTGCCCGAGCTGCCACAGCCACAAGCTGGAGCAAGACAACGATGTGCTTGATACCTGGTTCTCTTCCGGCCTGTGGCCGTTCTCCACGCTCGGCTGGCCGGAAGAAAGCGAAGACATGAAGTACTTCTACCCGACCAATGTGCTCGTCACCGGCTACGACATCATCTTCTTCTGGGTGGCCCGCATGATCTTCACCGGGCTGGAGTTTACCGGGCAAAATCCGTTTGAGACGGTGCTGATCCACGGGATTATCCGCGACTCCGAAGGCCGCAAGATGTCCAAGTCGCTGGGCAACGGCGTCGATCCGATGGAAGTCATCGAGAAATACGGGGCCGATGCGCTTCGCTTCACGCTGGCGACAGGCAATTCGCCAGGGAACGATCAGCGCTTCTACTGGGAAAAGGTAGAGGCCAACCGCAACTTCGCCAACAAGATCTGGAACGCGTCGCGCTTTGCGCTGATGAACCTGTCGGGCTTCCGCTACGAGGACATCGATCTCAGCGGGGAGCTTTCCACTCCGGACAAGTGGATCCTGACGCGCCTGCAAAGGGCGATCGCCGATGTGACCCGCCTGACGGACGCCTTCGAGTTTGGCGAAGTGGGCCGCGTGCTCTACAACTTCATTTGGGATGACCTGTGCGACTGGTACATCGAGATGGCAAAGCTGCCGCTGTACGGAACCGACGAAGCGGCGAAAAAGACGACACAGTCCGTGCTCGTTACTGTCCTCGACCAGACGCTGCGTCTCCTGCATCCGTTCATGCCGTTCATCACGGAAGAAATTTGGCAGGCGCTGCCGCACCAAGGAGAGAGCATCACAGTAGCAGAATGGCCGACCGCGAAAGAGGAATGGATCTTTACGGACGCCGAAGCCGAGATGAATCTGCTCACGGAAGTCATCCGCAGCGTTCGCAATATCCGTGCGGAAGTGAACGTGCCGATGTCCAAAAAGATCGAGCTCTTGATCAAGCCAAACGATGCGCTTGCGCTCGAACGCCTCAAGCGAGGGGAAGATTACATCACCCGCTTCTGCAATCCGGAGCGTCTGGAAATCAGCGATCAATTGACGACGCCAGAAAAGGCCATGTCGTCCGTGATCACCGGCGCGGAGCTGTTCTTGCCGCTGGCGGGTCTGATCGATCTGGAGCAAGAGCTGGGACGTCTGGAAAAAGAACTGGCAACCCTGCACAATGAAGTGGAACGGATCGAAAAGAAACTGAACAACGCCGGCTTCATGGCGAAAGCCCCGGAAAAAGTAGTGGCTGAGGAAAAAGCCAAGATGGCCGATTACATGGAAAAGCGCGATAAAGTGATTGCGCGATTGGCTGAACTTCGGAGCGAATGA
- the radC gene encoding DNA repair protein RadC: MATNTCNKTHVKNVPYYDRPRERLLREGAVHLSDTELLAILLRTGTEKESAYELAQRLLSRFEDLRGLAQASHAELIEVKGIGQVKAIELHAAFELGRRLTGVPRRSRASIRLPRDVADLMIPELSHLTQEHFVCLFLNTKNHVIGKQTIFVGSLDSSIVHPREVFKEAIRRSSASVICLHNHPSGDPTPSREDIAITRTLREAGELVGISLLDHVIIGDGKYVSLKEQGYL; the protein is encoded by the coding sequence TTGGCAACAAATACCTGTAACAAAACGCATGTGAAAAACGTCCCTTACTATGACCGTCCACGTGAAAGGCTACTTCGCGAAGGAGCGGTCCATCTGTCTGACACGGAGTTGCTTGCCATATTGCTTCGGACAGGCACGGAGAAGGAGTCGGCATACGAGCTGGCCCAGCGACTGCTCTCCAGGTTTGAAGACCTGAGGGGCTTGGCCCAGGCGTCTCATGCTGAGTTAATCGAGGTAAAGGGAATTGGTCAGGTCAAGGCGATCGAGTTGCACGCCGCGTTTGAGCTGGGCAGAAGGCTCACCGGCGTGCCACGGCGCAGCCGTGCGTCCATTCGATTGCCTCGTGATGTGGCTGATTTGATGATACCTGAGCTCTCTCATTTGACTCAGGAGCATTTTGTCTGCCTCTTTCTCAACACCAAGAACCATGTGATAGGCAAGCAAACGATTTTTGTAGGCAGCCTGGACTCTTCGATCGTACACCCGCGAGAGGTCTTCAAGGAAGCGATACGCCGTAGCAGTGCTTCCGTCATTTGCCTACATAACCATCCGAGCGGCGACCCCACACCAAGCAGGGAAGACATCGCGATTACGCGAACGCTTCGGGAAGCGGGAGAACTCGTAGGAATTTCACTGCTGGATCACGTGATTATCGGGGATGGAAAGTACGTCAGCCTGAAAGAGCAGGGGTACCTGTAA
- a CDS encoding DUF4321 domain-containing protein: MGKETLTLLLLLVCGLLCGSIIGEILSPWVPFLTKSKVISWHPAADLEILKYELNFQVKLNLASVGGLALAFWIHRRMK; encoded by the coding sequence ATGGGGAAAGAAACGCTTACACTTTTGCTTCTTTTGGTTTGCGGACTTTTGTGTGGCAGCATAATTGGGGAGATTTTGAGCCCCTGGGTCCCTTTCCTCACAAAGAGTAAAGTGATATCATGGCACCCTGCGGCTGATTTAGAAATTTTGAAGTACGAACTGAACTTTCAGGTAAAGCTAAATCTAGCCAGTGTCGGAGGGCTCGCCCTCGCATTTTGGATACATCGACGAATGAAGTAG